Genomic window (Vitis riparia cultivar Riparia Gloire de Montpellier isolate 1030 chromosome 4, EGFV_Vit.rip_1.0, whole genome shotgun sequence):
GTTTTTGAGGCAGAAtgtctaatatttttcttttaggttttgGTAAAAGAATTTTTAGAGGGGGATTTAAGCTCTCTGTTGTAccataaaaaaaagaagcaaaatgcttaaatttttaataataaaagaaaaaagtaatataattttttattcctccTTTCATTGTTTATACTTTGTAGggtgtttctttttcttaatttttatatatatttttttcttatttctcattttccttctttcattGCACCAAGTGAATGATATTAATATATCAGTATAATGTGTTAAATGTAAGTAGGGTATCAAAGGTATTGGTATTTCTGAAactattaattttatcataaaattcaagcacaatataaatGCTATACttactacatatatatatatatattaacatttCAATGCATTAAGACTCAACATAatctataaaaattttgaacttttctACCAAAATTGACAATTATATGATCATGCTATACTCCCAAACATGCTTATACCATGAACAATCtttgaaaccaaataaaatactaaCTTCAATACAGATACGGATTTGGCACCAGCAAAGAACAATGCAATACTTACCCAGTTTAAGGGAGTCCCCAACCCCAACACCTTTGGATCTTCAACATAACAAATACACATTTAACGCAATAAAAACTTTCAAGAAGCCCTAAGAATTGGAAGAAGGCTTACGGTGGTTGATCATATGAGGTCATGCAGGGGTTGTTTTCAAAAGGTTGAGGCTGTTTCTGAAGGAATAGATTATGCAATCCTAGATTTTCCTGGTAAACAATATTGTACCAAGGAAGCAGAAGCTATGATAAACCAAGCAATGGCAATAGattcatatcatccaacaaCAAATTTAATACTCTCTCAAGCTTATGGTGATAAAATTTAAGCAACTCTTGGCAAATAGATCTCAGTACGTAAAACCAATCTGTtgtacaaaaatcaaaatattcaagACAAATAAAATGGAGAAAGTTTCCTCTGGCACAAAATAAACTTGATCTAGCGACATTGTACCTCAGCTATGACACTAACTGGAAAACTGGAACACTGAACTCACATTGCCACAAAAGCTTTCTTCCCACCTCCACCAGAAGATCCAGCAGGAATTACCTTCAACACATTAAATCTTACTGTCTTCGACAATGGCCTGTAAACGGGTGACAAGATGTAAATATTTTGAACAAGAAACCATTTACCTGTAAATtcctcaaaaagaaaaacaaaaaaatctctAAACTAACCTGCACTGGCCAATAATAACATGATCACCCTCTTTGACACGGAAGCATGGGGATATATGTGCTGGTATATTTGAATGCCTCTTCTCATATCTAGAGTGACaatacaatttaatattatattccATACAAGAGAAAGGAGCCCGAAAAACAAAGATTCATTCGATTAGATTGGTTCCTACCTCTGGTATTTCTTGACATAATGAAGATAGTTGCGTCGAACAATGATGGTCCTCATCATCTTCGCACTGTGGCAAGTACCAGCAAGAATACGGCCCCTAATAGAAACACCTCCAGTGAACGGACACTTCTTGTCAATGTATGTTCCTGCCAATAGCAAAAGTTATTAGTTCATTGTTATAAACATGACAAGCATACAGAGTCAGATTTGGGGGCTTGCATTGTGATTTCTCAAAATCTActttgcaaaaaaaattataaataaaaaaatataaagagcTACATCATAAGTTGCTGGCTCAAGGAACTCTCTGACACCAAAGTATACTAGAGAGGGACACCAAGACACAAGTCACTAACCCTTGATATCTACATAATcacaaacaataaaattttatgaatttttctttttaaaaaaaagataggaAAATTCCAGCTCTTGTCTTAGGAGCATCCAAGACTTACATATATAGGAATTTAGAATAATTTGAACCAACATGGAAGAGGATTTGAGCCCCTGATTGCAACAGACTTCCTCATTTATTATCAAGGGGCATGCCTGATTACCAAATACATATCAAATGGCCCTTGCTTTACAACTTGTTGCGTAGAGACCAGGAAGAGGAGAAAAATGATACTTTAATATGTCGTCTTTGATAGGAATCAAAGAAAGGAATATGgacagaaaagaaaatgaggagcCTTTTAACCAAGTACAAAAAAGCACttttttagtaatatttatTGTGGGTTATAAATCATACATAGATGAAGGTTCAATgccttttattgaatttattgatTGATAGAATTCTCACTAAGAAGGGGGGTAGTTTTTTGTGTTCCCTCTTTTTTGAGAGTGCCCCTTGACGGGCAGTTACAATCCATCTTTTGTATACTTCAGTGCAATATTTCTTtggcacttttaatataatatactCACTTTATTTGCCTATTCAAAAAAAGCATGTTTTCTTTGAAAGGTACAGTATGATAATTTAAGATATGAAATAAAGTAGTGTGACCTAATACATTAAAAGCTTGGGAGAAGCAGCCCTGCTTGTAGCTTCTTTTTTGAAACAATGATTCCAGCACTTAAGCACAGATTCCAGTCCTACAGAGATTTAACCCAATAATCCACtgtaatagaaaaacaaattgtAGTGTTGTACATAATATAGAAATCATTTCATAATCTAACCCAACAAAAAGTCAAACATCGGTTTACAACAGTTCTAAAATATTCTAAACAGCATACTACTGGCATACAACCGTAATATAGTCAATCGAATAATTACTAGAACGATAGTGAacaaaacatcaaatatctatTGCTTTTCTATGATTGATCCATAATGTAGATGCATGAATCCAAATCCATTAAGTGGAACACAAAAGATTGAAACAAACAAATTTGGATTATTAGTCGAGCATATAGTTGGCTAAACCTTCAATTGCATCTCTGGGTGTCTTAAATCCCAATCCAATGCTCTTCCAGAATCGATTTCCACCCTTTCCAGGCCTCTTTCCCTTTCCGCCCTTCTTTGAGCTGCAAAGTTCAATTGCTCATTAAGATACTTTAAGACACAAATGACACACTTATCAACcatgaaaaaaaagggaaatattCCAAGTTCTATTAGGTATATTTCTTGTCTAAGATCCCAAATAGAGATAATGTCAGATCCAATTacagttttcatttttttcttttcatgtatttttcagcaaccaaacacaGCACAAGCATatcattttgaaaagaaaaatcacaagTCTTACCATAGAAACACCTTGGGCTGCTTCAAGAACGCCTTTTCCGTCTGCAACACATacaaaaaaacccaaaaattaataaCCGAAGCAACAGCCCCTCAAATAAGGATCGAAATATCCACTTTTAGAGAGTATGTTCCTAGAGAGacaaatgaaattatttaagggaaagaaagtagaaagagaCACTGAATCTGTACAGGATCAGTAGAATTTGAATAGAACAACAGCAGAAATCAGAACAAGTTAATGCATTTCATGACGGAAAGTAGAGAAACCAGAGGACTTCTAGAAACATAGCGCATGATTCGCTGTTTTTGAATCGAAAATGAGGGAAACAACCAGAAATCAGTATCAAGAGACAAACAACAGATGCGTACAGAACAGGAAGAGAAAAGGTACTGAAACTGCATACAGAGATCAGAATCAAGGCATACATTGCTTTGCAGAAAGAATAGAGAGAGGGAGAgtgggagagagggagagagggagacaGAGAGAGACCTGTTCCGCCATGGCTCAGGGGCTGTGGGAGACTCGAGAGGACGAATAAACCAGAGGAGGCTCCGCAAAAACCCTAATCCTGCTGAGACCGAATATGATAAACTAGGGAAGCTTATAAACCAAACCCTAACTGTCCGGAATTACTAAATTACCCTTTATTTTATGGGATATTACTGTGGCAGCAGCTGCATCTGAACCGTCCAATTATTCATCATAACCATTTTGACTTTCAACAACAATCTCATCTGTGAATTAAGAGTCTCAAATACTAAAATTTTTGTTCCAAAACATTTTATATCTTCTTTCATTCAGTTAAGTTTCTGAGAACCTcaagattaattaaaaatttttactttAGGTTACTATAAAATTTAAGgtaaaatatgagagaaaaaaaatagagaagaaaagtgatagaaaaaaaaaactaagaaaattaaaaaaataaatttaaagtcaataaataatttttatatattttaaattttttattttacttaatttcatCTAttatataaggattaaataattttaaaatacataaaattctaactagttttaattatattttttatattaaaatcaaatatatataaaaaaatcatttttcttaatatgtttttccttactatttttttgaaaccaaacataaacttaaaaaatttaaatattcaattaaattttaaaattttaaagtattttaattataattaaacatGTAATAAAATTTCTTAGTCATTTTTAAGTTGTgatttaaatgagaaaaataagataataccACGTATAtcttaaattattcaataaacgATGGTtgtattttacttttttgtttttctatgaaCTTCTTACAATATATTGAAATTGAGGATAAGAGGGTAGGAAAAACTCATTAGGACATGTcggtatttttatttgaagtgtttttcacaaaaatatttttggtaaaaatatttttagaataatcacttatgaaatgttttttacgagtgattttttaattttttgaaaatatttttaaaattttgttaaatgtctttttttttttttgaaagcattttttatactaaaaatacttcttaatgcttaaaagagtttttgaacGTGTGttacaatgattttaggaagtatttttaatttttttaaaaaaaattcgtttgatagtgattttagaaaacgcttctaacatttttaatattagaaatattaaaaatattttataaaatcgctatcaaacacactctaacaCTTCCAAAGTTTTTACCCAAAATCACTACCAAAAGAatcaattaaaatgatttttagactATAAAAAGACTAGAAATACTATCAAACACCCTTGAGAAtcacttatatatatacattaaaatattttgaagtccataggattttaaaaatatatatatttgtaatgaaaataaaattaataaaataccaaaaataaaaatgttttagcTTTTGAGTCACTCCCAAATCATTGGGTGAAATTTTATGTGGGCGTGATACAAGATGGCCAACAAGAATTTATAAAGAGAtaaagagtgtgtttgatagtaattttaggaaatgtttctaatatttttaacacttgaatgataacaatttttaaatattaaaaatattaaaaacacttattAGAATCACTTCAAACGGACTCGCTTCTATGCTAGATGCCAGCAAAATAAAGTACTTGAATTAAGTTGAAATTGAATACAGGAAAGCCAgagaaacacaaaaaataggGCTCAAGCATAATCTACTAAAGctcttaaatataatttaattggaAAATTCACAGAAATTTTACACAGTGCATCTAGCGCCATTGTTGTACACTGacaatattaaaaacaaataataaactcaACAAGGAAtaattgaaaagagagaaaaaaatttcaaagattatAGGGTCTCTATATTATATGTGGACATAAGTCAGCTGCAAACTGCAATCTGATATGCCATACTCATGATACATATCTCAGCATCACTGCATCAAGAGACTTCATCATGTTCTGTGTTTTGCATTGGTATTTTGAGGCCGATCCTTCTAACTCACTCCTTCTGCAATAAaggggaaaaagggaaaattagaACTCATTTCCAGAACAGTGAAAATCAGGCATAACACTACTCCAGGATTATAGACTTTTGGTTTAAGTTTTATGCCATTCTATATCATGTTCTCTCACAGGAATTCCTCAAGGGTTGGATTTTCAGGTTTTTCGGTTATGGGGATTATTACATTGAAAAACCACATTGCCCAGCACTACAGTATCACCATAACAAGCTTCCACTTCGGGTAAGGATATTTGAAATAGGGcatcaaaaatcatttttccaagAAATTACTCTCTATCATAACCATAGAATCAGTCTACCACCCTAATTCCTGGACATGAGCATCATCTTCCAAGGAATCACCCATCATTCAAACGGTTTCAGCAAGATTCTCAAGCTGAAAACAAACAAGATATGGCATGAATAACTGTGTGATTTAATATCCAACATCccttgaattgtttttgtttaactAATCATGCACCCTAAATAACCAAAGTTGAATTGTCCACAAGTGTCATTCCAACTCATGGCACTAGTCACATGCACAGTGGCAGAGCCTGACTGGGGATTTATTCCACAAAGAAATTAACCCTCCAACCAATGAGTATGTGGACTTCATAACACTCTGCTTGGAGTTTGCTTGGTTGTCTAGGATATCTAAACCAACTTATACTACAATCATATAAACCATATCGGGCCCACCATCACATATATGCGTTGGATATAAGTATAACCAAGTTCACCTatcagaaaaaacaaaaaagtataaCCAAGTTCAAAACATGCATGCAAAAGTGCTTCTGAATCCCTGGTTCATATTAAATTTTTGCTAGATGCCTACATTAGTGGCTTAATATGACAGAAAATTGAAGCATTGTTCTCCAAGAGACGTTAAGCATGAAACTGAGGGTAGTGATAGTCGGCTATTTTGTCACTTCCACAGATATGTAAAGCAGTTGATGGAACAATACCATTTCAGAAGGAAGCAACCAAAACAGCTACAGCAGTGATGCTTCCAGAAAAGGtaaaacagagaaaaagaacaaagtaaATTACCTTTTGACGTTTTGAGTTTGGAGGTGATGGAGGGTCACGTTGTCTGCCTGAGGAGGTCCCAACATCTGAATTTTCCTGGGGCTGTGCATATGTACAACTCTCTTTAGTTAGAAAACTAGAGGCCAGCTTTATACTTGGTTCTCAAAagtaatcaaatattatatgGTTCAGCAACTAAGACACCATTTTATATGTATTCTCAAagcatttattttgtttttgagcCTTGAACTTGGCTCTTACAagcaaaaaatcaatttctaaaatGTTCCCCAATCAGTACCTAATTTGCTGGCTTCATGCTCAGTCCTTCAAGAGAAAGATCCTTGCAGTTTGGAACTAGATTTCCCGTTATGTAATTAATCTTTCCAGGTAAATAGaacaagaatttgaattttgatagATAGCAATCCAAAATGATTATGTGATGAAGCATGCTTACATGTGTTGTGGAATCCTGTCCATTTATACTCCCAACATCTGCTCGATCTGCAGCTGCATCACTTGACCCCATGGCTGAATTTTGAGATATGAGCGGCATGATATGATGAAGCAAATTAGACAAGAAGGTTCCTTCATCACCCACTCTTGGCTCTATCTCCTCTGTATTTGCAGCAGCCTCAGTTGTTCCTGTGATCCCGGTGGAACTTGTACCTGTACCCTGAAAGTTGACATCACTACCAACATGGATTTGTTCAACAGGGAATATAGTCCTTAGCAACTGATCAAGGCCACTGCGCAACTGTGTGGAAGCTGTTTGAAAATTAGGATTCTCACCACCTGGAAAATGacaaattcatttgaaaattagtgttacaaaaaaaaaaaaaaacgtgggGAAGACACTGCCTTCTCTTTTCCATCTgttcaatcctaatttttttgtCTGTTTCATCTGTCCGGCTCTTTCCATCTTCTTCCTTTATTTGCAGCAGCCCCCTCTGGGAATGTGAAAAGATATAGATAAATTTTATGCATGACACATGATACATTGTACCCTCCATGGATTCAACATGTTCAATAAGATTGGGGGAAAGCATCTAGAACTCAAGAATTTACATTCTTCTGCTCCATCCAAAatgacaaaaggaaaaataaacagACAAATAGGACTTTAGTACCTTGTCTTCAAGTGCTTACACATAGGAGATGGTGTCAAACAATTAACTAAAGCAGTTTCTAggagaaaaacagaaaaaattcATTCCAAACAAAGTTTATGTGCAAGATATGAAGACTGActgaaaaaaacaagaaaagggTAAGCAAAATGGGCAAGGCTACCATGAAAACAGCATTCAATGAAAAGAACATGACACATGACTTTAACATGCACATGTAAGTGACATCCATGTATGGCTCAAAAAAGCCTTGTCCCAAATACAACCACAATAGCAATCTAACAAGGAAGACAGTTTACAAACCAACTTCCAAGTGTGTCCATAAATTTACTTGACTTCCTCATGTTTGTGATATAGAGAAAACAGTACGATTGTAGTTAGACAGACAACAACTATCACATATTTCAACCCATTAATATCAGTGGCTTCAGTTAGTAATTGATGGTAGAATTGATTTTCATGACATGCAGCAGTTGGACAAAAGGGGGGAAATACTACAATAGACTGATGGCAATCATGAATATTAGGGCTTGCAACTTTAGACACCAAAGGCTGAGTTACAAGCTCTGCTTTCTAACCAGACAGGGGGTGCTGCACTTCTCACCAATATCTAAAGCACAACTAAAAATGTCTTTAAGAATTTATCATGAGGAATGCATGTCTGTATTTTTGTGTGCacgagagagaaagagagcctGCACATTTATGTTAAGAATTATACAAACTTGTTTGTAACAGTAAGTTAAAAGAAACTACTGAGACAATATGGAGAAGCACCCTCCATATCATTGGTTCAAACAATCCAATATATATGGTATTTCTTAGAGTTAGCCAATCTAATCATCCAAAGTAATTCTATACGTTACTTTTATTTCAAGGACCGACTGTTTTTCACATGTAGCTGAAATGATGCCCTATAATAATATCATAGGTCATTAAGTTCATCCTCTGCTTCACAATCTC
Coding sequences:
- the LOC117913615 gene encoding 40S ribosomal protein S11-like; this translates as MAEQTEKAFLKQPKVFLCSKKGGKGKRPGKGGNRFWKSIGLGFKTPRDAIEGTYIDKKCPFTGGVSIRGRILAGTCHSAKMMRTIIVRRNYLHYVKKYQRYEKRHSNIPAHISPCFRVKEGDHVIIGQCRPLSKTVRFNVLKVIPAGSSGGGGKKAFVAM